The Streptomyces noursei ATCC 11455 sequence GGGGACGACGGAGCGCTCGAAGCGGCCGTCCTTCCAGGCCGCGGCGGCCCGCTCCTGGGAGAGCGCGGCGTACTCGTCGACATCGCGACGGCGATAGCCCTCGATGGTGGCGATGAGGTCGGCGCTGATGCCCTGCGGGACGAAGCCGGTGTCGAAGTTGGTCATCGGGTCGGCGAACCAGGCACCGCCGTCGGAGGCCATCGGGACCCGCGACATCGACTCGACGCCGCCGGCCAGGACGAGGTCCTCCCAGCCCGAACGGACCTTGGCCGCCGCCATGTTGACGGCTTCGAGTCCGGAGGCACAGAAGCGGTTCTCCTGTACGCCGGCGACGGTGTCGGGCAGACCGGCGGCGATCGCGGCGATCCGGGCGATGTCGGAGCCCTGGTCGCCGACCGGTCCGACGACGCCCAGCACGATGTCGTCGATCGCGGCCGGGTCCAGGTCGGGGAAGCGCCGCCGCACCTCGTGGATCAGGCCGACGACCAGGTCGATCGGCTTGGTGCCGTGCAGCGCGCCGTTGGCCTTGCCGCGGCCGCGGGGGGTGCGGACCGCGTCGTACACATACGCTTCGGTGCTCACTGAAAAGCCTTTCTTCGCGGCCCGGGGTCGGGGGCCCGCGGGGTCAGCCGCTGATGTCATGCCCCGGGAGGGCACGGTCGGGGAGGGTTAGCCGAGCAGGGAGCGGCCGATGATCTCCTTCATGATCTCGGTCGTCCCTCCGTAGATGGTCTGGATGCGGCCGTCGGTGAAGGCGCGGGCGACGGGGTATTCGGTCATGTAGCCGTATCCGCCGTGGAGTTGGAGGCAGCGGTCGGCCACCCGCTTCTGCAGCTCGGTGGCCCACCACTTGGCCATGGAGGCGTGCACGGCGTCGAGGGTGCCGTCGGAGTGGTCGGCGATGCAGCGGTCGAGGAAGGCTCGGGTGACCGCGCACTCGGTGGCCATCTCGGCTATCTCGAACCGGATGTGCTGGAGCTTGGCGAGCGGCCGGCCGAACGCCTCGCGCTCCTTGACATAGCCGGTGGTGATCTCCAGCAGGTGCTCGGCGGCGGCGATCCCGGCGATCGCTATCGCCATCCGCTCCTGGGCGAGATTGGTCATCAGGTGCACGAAGGCGCCGTTGAGCTCGCCGAGGAGGTTCTCCTTGGGCACCCGCACGTCGTTGAAGAACAGTTCGGCGGTGTCCTGCGACTTCTGGCCGATCTTGTCGAGGTTGCGGCCCCGCTCGAAGCCGGCCATCCCGCGCTCGACGACCAGCAGGCTCAGGCCGTGCGCGCCGCCCTCGGGGGTGGTCTTGGCGACGACGATCACGAGGTCGGCGAGGATGCCGTTGGAGATGAAGGTCTTGGAGCCGTTGAGGATCCAGTGGTCGCCGCGGTCCTCGGCGGCGGTGCGGATGCCCTGGAGGTCGGAGCCGGCGCCGGGCTCGGTCATCGCGATGGCGGTGATGGTCTCGCCCGTGCAGAAGCCGGGCAGCCAGCGGCGCTTCTGCTCCTCGGTGGCGAGCGAGGTCAGATAGGGACCGATGATGTCGTTGTGCAGCCCGATGGCGAAGCCCGGGGTGCCGGCGCGGGTGAACTCCTCGGCCAGGACGGCGCTGTAGCGGAAGTCGGTGGCGCCCCCGCCGCCGTATTCCTCGGGCACGGCCAGGCCCAGCAGTCCCTGCCGGCCGGCCGCCCGCCAGGCGTCCCGGCTGACGATGCCGTCCTTCTCCCACTTCTCGTAGTGCGGCGTCACCTCCTTGGCGAGGAAGGTGCGCACCGTCTCGCGGAAGGCGTCGTGGTCCTCGGTGAAGATCTGGCGCTTCACGCTGCTGTCCCTTCGGGGATGGTCCTGGGTGGTCGGCGGGGCTGCTCGGGCCGGGGTCCGGGGTCCCCCGGTGGGTGCTTCCTCGTGCCCGGTCCCTCAGAGCCGGCTCGTGACGGTCGCGCCGAGTGCGGCGGGATCGGGGCCTATGGGCCGGGCGTTGAACGTCCTCACGCCGGCCTCCCGGCACACGGCGATCGTCCCCTCGGCCTTCGTCCGAGGGGACGCCCATGCGGCCGTGGGCGGCGGCGAGGCCGTGGTGGAAGTGCTTCCTCGTCGCGTCCATGCCGCGGGCGACGGTCTGCGGCGGCCGAGCGCGGGGGTGCGGTGGGCGGCCGCCCCTTCGGCGGCGCGGCGCGGATCGATCGCGTACCGGAGGGTGGCGGAGAGCTCCATCAGTGGGCCGCCTCCTTCCGCTCGGTGCGGCGCGGGCCGTCGGCCGGGGCGGCGAGGCCGGGCACGCGCCAGTCGCGGGCGACCTCTTCGGTGTCCGCTCCGGGCCGGGCGGGGGGTCTGCGGACCGTCCCGGGGGTGGCCGAGAAGCGGGGTGCGGGGGCGGGTTGGGTGAGGCCGGCGTGCTCGGTGAAGGTGCCGCGGGCGGCGAGGTGCGGGTGCGCCGGGGCCTCGCGCAGGGAGAGCACGGGTGCCACGCAGGCGTCGGAGTCCTGGAAGACGGCGGTCCACTCGTCCCGGGTACGGGTCCGGAACCGGGCGGCGATGGCGGTGCGGAGCTGCTCCCAGGCGGCGAGGTCGTCCCGGCCGGGGACCTCGTCCGCGATGCCGAGCAGCCGGATGAACTCGGCGTAGAACCGCTGCTCCAGCGCGCCGACGGCCATGTACCCGCCGTCGGCGGTCTCGTAGGCGCCGTAGAACGGTGTGCCGCCGTCGAGGAGGTTGGCGCCCCGCCGGTCCTGCCAGCCGCCGGCCGCCAGCATGCCGTGGATCATCGCCGTCAGATGGGCCGTGCCGTCGACGATCGCGGCGTCCACGACCTGGCCCGCTCCGCCCTCGGTGCGGGCGTGCTGGAGGGCCGCGAGGACCCCGATGACGAGGTACAGGGAGCCGCCGGCGTAGTCGCCGAGCAGATTGGCGGGGATGGCGGGCGGGCCGTCGGGCGGGCCGATCATGCCGAGGGCGCCGGTGATGGCGATGTAGCCGATGTCGTGCCCGGCGGTGCCGGAGAGCGGGCCTTCCTGCCCCCAGCCGGTCATCCGGCCGTAGACCAGGCGGGGGTTGCGCGCCA is a genomic window containing:
- a CDS encoding acyl-CoA dehydrogenase family protein, translating into MKRQIFTEDHDAFRETVRTFLAKEVTPHYEKWEKDGIVSRDAWRAAGRQGLLGLAVPEEYGGGGATDFRYSAVLAEEFTRAGTPGFAIGLHNDIIGPYLTSLATEEQKRRWLPGFCTGETITAIAMTEPGAGSDLQGIRTAAEDRGDHWILNGSKTFISNGILADLVIVVAKTTPEGGAHGLSLLVVERGMAGFERGRNLDKIGQKSQDTAELFFNDVRVPKENLLGELNGAFVHLMTNLAQERMAIAIAGIAAAEHLLEITTGYVKEREAFGRPLAKLQHIRFEIAEMATECAVTRAFLDRCIADHSDGTLDAVHASMAKWWATELQKRVADRCLQLHGGYGYMTEYPVARAFTDGRIQTIYGGTTEIMKEIIGRSLLG
- a CDS encoding CaiB/BaiF CoA transferase family protein; the protein is MTQSGNGPLSGVRVVELAGIGPGPFAAMLLADLGADVVRVDRPGGAGLGIDPASDITNRNKRSVLVDLKQPTGVAQVLDLAERADVLIEGYRPGVAERLGVGPEPCLARNPRLVYGRMTGWGQEGPLSGTAGHDIGYIAITGALGMIGPPDGPPAIPANLLGDYAGGSLYLVIGVLAALQHARTEGGAGQVVDAAIVDGTAHLTAMIHGMLAAGGWQDRRGANLLDGGTPFYGAYETADGGYMAVGALEQRFYAEFIRLLGIADEVPGRDDLAAWEQLRTAIAARFRTRTRDEWTAVFQDSDACVAPVLSLREAPAHPHLAARGTFTEHAGLTQPAPAPRFSATPGTVRRPPARPGADTEEVARDWRVPGLAAPADGPRRTERKEAAH